The following are from one region of the Mixophyes fleayi isolate aMixFle1 chromosome 7, aMixFle1.hap1, whole genome shotgun sequence genome:
- the UBN1 gene encoding ubinuclein-1 isoform X2, translated as MAESRRLQLSCISPAAPPHPPAPKRPRNDDQDSEPPVAATVRIALSLFEPDQKRCPEFCYPELLKNLQGNSKKIPSGETPQKKPLNLPNYEEAERKEAEDLAQKFEEKYGKKKLCRDRVQDLIDMGYGYDESDSFIDNSEAYDELVPASLTTKYGGFYINSGTLQFRQASESEDELVKKKKKKSPKKMKERGDKVKKRKREEDRKGKRSRHPKLGFTALNGTKDKKKKKNPMSHVVREMLAKFQREKDAQNNKSSTSATPTPPALPPPPLPESRPAPELLLPSTVPETTANPVDSKSPKDLEKLSDVPPERGCTAGETRDKEFKRPPSIPEGLPPSLEKQIKELTKTVRVSEGDKNILFTPEVNTALLDICLLCQGLSSGLRSAVFTHLSSVLPCTKDTLLKWATRLYLQNQKQGGRLQEPLQKLKEAVAKAMPEQINKYHEECKVYNKAKYAKMLAGDKEKEQKMPSEEEEEDDKASKKAAGPRKKFQWTDEIRQLLCQLVRGKVEMCETEGRGVPSLEDYFKTYLDVEVKPLWPRGWMQARTLFKESRRLYPQLSSIMAKTKATTPPKVKVKESSNKQDKNVSPCPIETQVAVITTPVLAKDSLVPSSIISSSGGSLVTKYTQDNSLDGDLILHPPSLDAVSEHLTALASRTCGISFDFSTPKSPPGAEKTTVAEDKKKPCSPVSIATGSQPSLRLIYVEQPSNLGLEKKLPAPIHSLKPMPEVKPKPMPEVKPKPMPEVKPKPPPQHQLGPIKTSQITSQSLQPSVKLYQMSSQYSKGTFTLPIQSGGPRVPAPSLPQRPVTSQTKSSKSQGFPPPSSSAGNKPKPIIASSFVGKHPNSATTIVAQVYRPPVPRQPVPPHSNSGNTAALNPPPLSFTRNSTTVPAKKHPHPPHKLTLMAPQDSGGFGVAKLLTSSIVAGVGGNATSPPNLNSQKGSTGSGLLGPSPALIVMSPSYKPNGGKLPGTMDLLSPVHSLPLHVSSFTTVPTPKPGNSKDAIVTGPAPGTFNHGFPRNLLLGGLHANTSHHSSPIPHPALSGHMQPAQTDGAHVHGKGSVPPQRKL; from the exons ATGGCAGAGTCTAGAAGGTTGCAGCTCTCCTGTATCTCTCCAGCGGCTCCTCCGCACCCTCCTGCTCCCAAGAGGCCACGGAACGATGATCAGGACTCCGAGCCCCCTGTGGCCGCCACAGTTCGCATTGCGCTGTCCCTCTTTGAGCCAGATCAGAAGAGGTGCCCCGAATTCTGCTATCCTGAATTGCTAAAGAACCTGCAAGGAAACAGCAAGAAAATTCCATCAGGGGAGACG CCTCAAAAGAAACCGCTTAACCTTCCTAACTACGAGGAAGCTGAGAGAAAGGAGGCTGAAGATTTAGCGCAGAAGTTTGAGGAGAAATAT GGAAAGAAGAAGCTGTGCAGAGATCGTGTACAAGACCTGATAGACATGGGCTATGGGTATGACGAGTCCGACTCGTTCATAGACAACTCCGAGGCA TATGATGAACTTGTTCCAGCCTCCCTGACCACCAAGTACGGAGGGTTTTATATCAATTCGGGAACATTGCAGTTCAGACAGGCATCCGAATCTGAGGATGAACTTgtcaaaaagaagaagaagaaatctcCCAAG AAAATGAAGGAACGAGGAGACAAagtaaagaagagaaaaagagaggaggacagaaaaGGCAAGAGAAGCAGGCACCCAAAGCTCGG ttttacAGCTCTGAATGGTACAAAAgacaaaaagaagaagaaaaatccCATGTCCCACGTCGTGAGAGAGATGCTGGCAAAATTTCAAAGGGAGAAAGACGCTCAGAATAACAAATCGTCAACTTCTGCCACCCCGACGCCGCCGGCCCTGCCTCCTCCACCTCTGCCGGAGTCCAGGCCGGCCCCTGAGCTCTTACTACCTTCCACAGTGCCTGAGACTACAGCCAACCCGGTTGACTCGAAGAGCCCGAAAGACCTGGAGAAGCTGTCCGACGTTCCCCCAGAGAGAGGCTGTACAGCTGGGGAGACACGAGATAAGGAATTTAAAAGGCCACCGTCCATCCCGGAGGGGCTGCCACCTTCTCTCGAGAAGCAAATTAAGGAGCTAACAAAG ACTGTCCGCGTGTCAGAGGGCGACAAGAACATATTATTTACCCCGGAAGTGAACACCGCTTTACTAGA CATTTGCCTTTTGTGTCAGGGTCTGAGCTCCGGGCTGCGTTCTGCCGTGTTCACGCACCTGTCCTCGGTCCTCCCCTGCACCAAGGACACCCTGCTGAAATGGGCCACCCGCCTCTATCTACAGAATCAGAAACAG GGTGGTCGACTGCAGGAGCCGCTACAGAAGCTAAAGGAAGCCGTGGCGAAGGCAATGCCAGAGCAGATTAACAAGTATCACGAGGAGTGCAAAGTTTACAACAAGGCAAAGTATGCCAA GATGCTGGCAGGAGACAAGGAGAAGGAGCAGAAGATGCCCtccgaggaggaggaggaagatgacaAGGCCAGCAAGAAAGCAGCTGGCCCCCGGAAGAAGTTTCAGTGGACTGATGAGATCAG ACAGCTTCTGTGCCAGTTGGTGCGAGGGAAGGTGGAGATGTGTGAGACGGAAGGAAGGGGTGTGCCGAGTCTGGAGGATTACTTCAAAACCTACCTGGATGTGGAGGTGAAGCCTCTGTGGCCCCGAGGCTGGATGCAGGCCCG GACTCTCTTTAAGGAGAGCAGACGTTTGTACCCACAGCTGAGCTCCATAAT GGCAAAGACTAAAGCAACAACTCCTCCAAAAGTAAAAGTAAAG gagTCTTCTAACAAACAAGATAAAAACGTATCTCCGTGCCCGATTGAGACTCAAGTGGCTGTAATCACCACGCCTGTTCTAGCCAAAGATAGTTTAGTTCCTTCCTCTATCATCTCCTCCTCTGGAGGGTCTCTGGTGACCAAATACACCCAGGATAACTCTCTGGATGGAGACCTCATCCTTCATCCCCCTTCCCTAGATGCAGTGTCAGAGCACTTGACGGCCCTGGCTAGCCGAACATGTGGCATCTCTTTTGACTTCTCCACCCCCAAATCACCCCCTGGCGCTGAGAAAACTACAGTAGCGGAGGACAAAAAGAAGCCATGTTCTCCTGTGTCTATAGCCACCGGTTCCCAACCGTCACTGCGACTCATTTATGTGGAGCAGCCTTCGAATTTGGGCCTGGAGAAGAAGTTGCCAGCTCCCATTCACAGTCTGAAGCCTATGCCGGAAGTCAAGCCGAAGCCTATGCCGGAAGTCAAGCCGAAGCCTATGCCGGAAGTCAAGCCGAAGCCGCCGCCTCAACATCAACTTGGTCCGATAAAGACGTCCCAGATCACAAGTCAATCCCTGCAGCCCTCTGTGAAGCTCTACCAAATGAGCAGCCAATACAGCAAGGGGACCTTCACACTTCCTATTCAAAGCGGGGGGCCCAGAGTGCCCGCTCCTTCACTTCCACAGCGGCCAGTCACCTCCCAAACCAAATCTTCTAAATCGCAGGGGTTCCCTCCTCCATCGTCTTCTGCAGGCAACAAACCGAAGCCCATAATAGCCTCAAGTTTTGTAGGCAAGCACCCTAACAGTGCCACCACCATTGTGGCACAAGTCTACAGGCCACCTGTGCCCAGGCAACCAGTTCCTCCGCACAGTAACTCAGGTAATACAGCCGCTCTGAACCCACCACCCCTGTCTTTTACCCGTAATTCCACCACAGTTCCTGCCAAGAAGCACCCTCACCCTCCTCACAAGCTGACCCTGATGGCACCTCAAGACTCTGGAGGGTTTGGAGTGGCCAAACTACTGACTTCATCCATTGTTGCAGGAGTGGGCGGAAACGCAACATCCCCCCCTAATCTTAAT TCACAGAAAGGCAGCACAGGATCCGGCCTGCTCGGCCCCTCTCCGGCTCTGATTGTGATGTCCCCTTCTTATAAACCGAACGGGGGGAAGCTCCCTGGGACCATGGACCTCCTGTCCCCTGTGCACTCTCTTCCTCTACATGTCTCATCCTTCACCACCGTTCCAACCCCGAAACCCGGAAATTCAAAAGATGCTATCGTCACGGGGCCAGCGCCAGGCACTTTTAACCACGGGTTTCCGCGGA ATCTCCTCCTGGGTGGTCTGCATGCAAACACCAGCCATCATTCCAGTCCGATTCCTCACCCAGCCCTGTCCGGACACATGCAGCCAGCACAGACAG ATGGCGCTCACGTCCACGGGAAAGGATCTGTCCCCCCTCAAAGGAAGCTTTAA
- the UBN1 gene encoding ubinuclein-1 isoform X1, producing MAESRRLQLSCISPAAPPHPPAPKRPRNDDQDSEPPVAATVRIALSLFEPDQKRCPEFCYPELLKNLQGNSKKIPSGETPQKKPLNLPNYEEAERKEAEDLAQKFEEKYGKKKLCRDRVQDLIDMGYGYDESDSFIDNSEAYDELVPASLTTKYGGFYINSGTLQFRQASESEDELVKKKKKKSPKKMKERGDKVKKRKREEDRKGKRSRHPKLGFTALNGTKDKKKKKNPMSHVVREMLAKFQREKDAQNNKSSTSATPTPPALPPPPLPESRPAPELLLPSTVPETTANPVDSKSPKDLEKLSDVPPERGCTAGETRDKEFKRPPSIPEGLPPSLEKQIKELTKTVRVSEGDKNILFTPEVNTALLDICLLCQGLSSGLRSAVFTHLSSVLPCTKDTLLKWATRLYLQNQKQGGRLQEPLQKLKEAVAKAMPEQINKYHEECKVYNKAKYAKMLAGDKEKEQKMPSEEEEEDDKASKKAAGPRKKFQWTDEIRQLLCQLVRGKVEMCETEGRGVPSLEDYFKTYLDVEVKPLWPRGWMQARTLFKESRRLYPQLSSIMAKTKATTPPKVKVKESSNKQDKNVSPCPIETQVAVITTPVLAKDSLVPSSIISSSGGSLVTKYTQDNSLDGDLILHPPSLDAVSEHLTALASRTCGISFDFSTPKSPPGAEKTTVAEDKKKPCSPVSIATGSQPSLRLIYVEQPSNLGLEKKLPAPIHSLKPMPEVKPKPMPEVKPKPMPEVKPKPPPQHQLGPIKTSQITSQSLQPSVKLYQMSSQYSKGTFTLPIQSGGPRVPAPSLPQRPVTSQTKSSKSQGFPPPSSSAGNKPKPIIASSFVGKHPNSATTIVAQVYRPPVPRQPVPPHSNSGNTAALNPPPLSFTRNSTTVPAKKHPHPPHKLTLMAPQDSGGFGVAKLLTSSIVAGVGGNATSPPNLNQSQKGSTGSGLLGPSPALIVMSPSYKPNGGKLPGTMDLLSPVHSLPLHVSSFTTVPTPKPGNSKDAIVTGPAPGTFNHGFPRNLLLGGLHANTSHHSSPIPHPALSGHMQPAQTDGAHVHGKGSVPPQRKL from the exons ATGGCAGAGTCTAGAAGGTTGCAGCTCTCCTGTATCTCTCCAGCGGCTCCTCCGCACCCTCCTGCTCCCAAGAGGCCACGGAACGATGATCAGGACTCCGAGCCCCCTGTGGCCGCCACAGTTCGCATTGCGCTGTCCCTCTTTGAGCCAGATCAGAAGAGGTGCCCCGAATTCTGCTATCCTGAATTGCTAAAGAACCTGCAAGGAAACAGCAAGAAAATTCCATCAGGGGAGACG CCTCAAAAGAAACCGCTTAACCTTCCTAACTACGAGGAAGCTGAGAGAAAGGAGGCTGAAGATTTAGCGCAGAAGTTTGAGGAGAAATAT GGAAAGAAGAAGCTGTGCAGAGATCGTGTACAAGACCTGATAGACATGGGCTATGGGTATGACGAGTCCGACTCGTTCATAGACAACTCCGAGGCA TATGATGAACTTGTTCCAGCCTCCCTGACCACCAAGTACGGAGGGTTTTATATCAATTCGGGAACATTGCAGTTCAGACAGGCATCCGAATCTGAGGATGAACTTgtcaaaaagaagaagaagaaatctcCCAAG AAAATGAAGGAACGAGGAGACAAagtaaagaagagaaaaagagaggaggacagaaaaGGCAAGAGAAGCAGGCACCCAAAGCTCGG ttttacAGCTCTGAATGGTACAAAAgacaaaaagaagaagaaaaatccCATGTCCCACGTCGTGAGAGAGATGCTGGCAAAATTTCAAAGGGAGAAAGACGCTCAGAATAACAAATCGTCAACTTCTGCCACCCCGACGCCGCCGGCCCTGCCTCCTCCACCTCTGCCGGAGTCCAGGCCGGCCCCTGAGCTCTTACTACCTTCCACAGTGCCTGAGACTACAGCCAACCCGGTTGACTCGAAGAGCCCGAAAGACCTGGAGAAGCTGTCCGACGTTCCCCCAGAGAGAGGCTGTACAGCTGGGGAGACACGAGATAAGGAATTTAAAAGGCCACCGTCCATCCCGGAGGGGCTGCCACCTTCTCTCGAGAAGCAAATTAAGGAGCTAACAAAG ACTGTCCGCGTGTCAGAGGGCGACAAGAACATATTATTTACCCCGGAAGTGAACACCGCTTTACTAGA CATTTGCCTTTTGTGTCAGGGTCTGAGCTCCGGGCTGCGTTCTGCCGTGTTCACGCACCTGTCCTCGGTCCTCCCCTGCACCAAGGACACCCTGCTGAAATGGGCCACCCGCCTCTATCTACAGAATCAGAAACAG GGTGGTCGACTGCAGGAGCCGCTACAGAAGCTAAAGGAAGCCGTGGCGAAGGCAATGCCAGAGCAGATTAACAAGTATCACGAGGAGTGCAAAGTTTACAACAAGGCAAAGTATGCCAA GATGCTGGCAGGAGACAAGGAGAAGGAGCAGAAGATGCCCtccgaggaggaggaggaagatgacaAGGCCAGCAAGAAAGCAGCTGGCCCCCGGAAGAAGTTTCAGTGGACTGATGAGATCAG ACAGCTTCTGTGCCAGTTGGTGCGAGGGAAGGTGGAGATGTGTGAGACGGAAGGAAGGGGTGTGCCGAGTCTGGAGGATTACTTCAAAACCTACCTGGATGTGGAGGTGAAGCCTCTGTGGCCCCGAGGCTGGATGCAGGCCCG GACTCTCTTTAAGGAGAGCAGACGTTTGTACCCACAGCTGAGCTCCATAAT GGCAAAGACTAAAGCAACAACTCCTCCAAAAGTAAAAGTAAAG gagTCTTCTAACAAACAAGATAAAAACGTATCTCCGTGCCCGATTGAGACTCAAGTGGCTGTAATCACCACGCCTGTTCTAGCCAAAGATAGTTTAGTTCCTTCCTCTATCATCTCCTCCTCTGGAGGGTCTCTGGTGACCAAATACACCCAGGATAACTCTCTGGATGGAGACCTCATCCTTCATCCCCCTTCCCTAGATGCAGTGTCAGAGCACTTGACGGCCCTGGCTAGCCGAACATGTGGCATCTCTTTTGACTTCTCCACCCCCAAATCACCCCCTGGCGCTGAGAAAACTACAGTAGCGGAGGACAAAAAGAAGCCATGTTCTCCTGTGTCTATAGCCACCGGTTCCCAACCGTCACTGCGACTCATTTATGTGGAGCAGCCTTCGAATTTGGGCCTGGAGAAGAAGTTGCCAGCTCCCATTCACAGTCTGAAGCCTATGCCGGAAGTCAAGCCGAAGCCTATGCCGGAAGTCAAGCCGAAGCCTATGCCGGAAGTCAAGCCGAAGCCGCCGCCTCAACATCAACTTGGTCCGATAAAGACGTCCCAGATCACAAGTCAATCCCTGCAGCCCTCTGTGAAGCTCTACCAAATGAGCAGCCAATACAGCAAGGGGACCTTCACACTTCCTATTCAAAGCGGGGGGCCCAGAGTGCCCGCTCCTTCACTTCCACAGCGGCCAGTCACCTCCCAAACCAAATCTTCTAAATCGCAGGGGTTCCCTCCTCCATCGTCTTCTGCAGGCAACAAACCGAAGCCCATAATAGCCTCAAGTTTTGTAGGCAAGCACCCTAACAGTGCCACCACCATTGTGGCACAAGTCTACAGGCCACCTGTGCCCAGGCAACCAGTTCCTCCGCACAGTAACTCAGGTAATACAGCCGCTCTGAACCCACCACCCCTGTCTTTTACCCGTAATTCCACCACAGTTCCTGCCAAGAAGCACCCTCACCCTCCTCACAAGCTGACCCTGATGGCACCTCAAGACTCTGGAGGGTTTGGAGTGGCCAAACTACTGACTTCATCCATTGTTGCAGGAGTGGGCGGAAACGCAACATCCCCCCCTAATCTTAAT CAGTCACAGAAAGGCAGCACAGGATCCGGCCTGCTCGGCCCCTCTCCGGCTCTGATTGTGATGTCCCCTTCTTATAAACCGAACGGGGGGAAGCTCCCTGGGACCATGGACCTCCTGTCCCCTGTGCACTCTCTTCCTCTACATGTCTCATCCTTCACCACCGTTCCAACCCCGAAACCCGGAAATTCAAAAGATGCTATCGTCACGGGGCCAGCGCCAGGCACTTTTAACCACGGGTTTCCGCGGA ATCTCCTCCTGGGTGGTCTGCATGCAAACACCAGCCATCATTCCAGTCCGATTCCTCACCCAGCCCTGTCCGGACACATGCAGCCAGCACAGACAG ATGGCGCTCACGTCCACGGGAAAGGATCTGTCCCCCCTCAAAGGAAGCTTTAA